A portion of the Cyanobium sp. PCC 7001 genome contains these proteins:
- a CDS encoding ABC-F family ATP-binding cassette domain-containing protein — translation MSLISLIDVRKDFGIRTLFEGLSLHIGERERLGLIGPNGAGKSTLLKLLAGVEPPGEGERRVLPRARIVLVDQDPEIDHERTVLEQVFEGSGEKMELLRRYTAVSEALAHSHGEAATALLAELSQLSSRMDQSQAWGLEQQVREVLDRLGVTEVGRRVGELSGGYRKRLALASALVAEPDVLLLDEPTNHLDADCIQWLQGYLGRFPGALVLITHDRYVLDQVAERIVEVDRGQARSYGGNYATYLARKAEDEAAAAAGEARFRGVLRRELAWLRRGPQARSTKQKARIQRIEAMQEAPRRQQRGQLSLASNQRRLGKRAIEAEDLSVWASDAAHEAGAEPLLRRFSYDFSPEDRVGIIGPNGSGKSTLLDLIAGRRPVQAGRLDLGATVKLAYFDQHSDVLAEQRDAAGRERKVIDVVTEAASSVEVEGMRMSASQLLERFLFPPAQQPQPVGRLSGGERRRLHLCRLLIEAPNVLLLDEPTNDLDVQTLTVLEDFLEDFRGCVVVVSHDRYFLDRCVDRLFVFQNGVLERFEGNYSAYLERRQREPAASAAADTPTSAAPAGAEAPSEAGRSRRRSFKETRELSEIDANLPVWEARRAELEQCLSRGERDYTSLESLSQELSDLSERIARAEERWLELSELAG, via the coding sequence GTGAGCCTGATCAGCCTGATCGACGTCCGCAAGGACTTCGGCATCCGCACCCTGTTCGAGGGCCTCAGCCTCCACATCGGCGAGCGGGAGCGGCTCGGCCTGATCGGCCCCAACGGCGCCGGCAAGAGCACCCTGCTGAAGCTGCTGGCCGGCGTGGAGCCTCCTGGGGAGGGGGAACGGCGGGTGCTCCCCCGGGCCCGGATCGTGCTGGTGGACCAGGACCCCGAGATCGACCACGAACGCACCGTGCTGGAGCAGGTGTTCGAGGGCAGTGGCGAGAAGATGGAGCTCCTGCGGCGCTACACCGCGGTGAGCGAAGCGCTGGCCCACAGCCATGGCGAGGCGGCCACGGCGCTCCTGGCGGAGCTCAGCCAGCTCAGCAGCCGCATGGATCAGAGCCAGGCCTGGGGGCTGGAGCAGCAGGTGCGGGAGGTGCTCGATCGCCTGGGAGTCACCGAGGTGGGGCGCAGGGTGGGCGAACTCTCCGGTGGCTACCGCAAGCGGCTCGCTCTCGCCTCGGCCCTGGTGGCCGAACCCGATGTGCTGCTGCTGGATGAACCCACCAACCATCTCGATGCCGACTGCATCCAGTGGCTGCAGGGCTACCTGGGCCGCTTCCCCGGCGCCCTGGTGCTGATCACCCACGACCGCTACGTGCTCGATCAGGTGGCCGAGCGGATCGTGGAGGTGGACCGCGGCCAAGCCCGCAGCTACGGCGGCAACTACGCCACCTACCTGGCCCGCAAGGCCGAGGACGAGGCGGCAGCCGCCGCCGGCGAGGCCAGGTTCCGCGGCGTGCTGCGGCGGGAGCTGGCCTGGCTGCGGCGCGGCCCCCAGGCCCGCAGCACCAAGCAGAAGGCCCGGATCCAGAGGATCGAGGCCATGCAGGAAGCGCCAAGGCGGCAGCAGCGCGGCCAGCTCAGCCTGGCCAGCAACCAGCGCCGCCTCGGCAAGCGGGCCATCGAGGCCGAAGACCTGAGCGTCTGGGCCAGCGACGCGGCGCACGAGGCCGGCGCGGAGCCGCTGCTGCGGCGCTTCAGCTACGACTTCAGCCCCGAAGACCGGGTGGGGATCATCGGGCCCAATGGCTCCGGGAAATCCACCCTGCTCGATCTGATCGCGGGCCGGCGCCCCGTGCAGGCCGGACGGCTGGACCTGGGCGCCACGGTGAAGCTGGCCTACTTCGACCAGCACAGCGATGTGCTCGCCGAGCAGCGCGATGCGGCAGGGCGCGAGCGCAAGGTGATCGACGTGGTGACCGAAGCGGCCAGCAGCGTGGAGGTGGAGGGCATGCGGATGAGCGCTTCGCAACTGCTGGAGCGCTTCCTGTTCCCCCCGGCCCAGCAGCCCCAGCCGGTGGGGCGCCTGTCAGGCGGAGAGCGGCGCCGGCTCCATCTCTGCCGCCTGCTGATCGAGGCGCCGAATGTGCTGCTGCTCGACGAGCCCACCAACGATCTGGACGTGCAGACCCTGACCGTGCTGGAGGACTTCCTCGAGGATTTCCGGGGCTGCGTGGTGGTGGTGTCCCACGACCGCTACTTCCTGGATCGCTGCGTGGATCGCCTGTTCGTGTTCCAGAACGGCGTGCTGGAGCGGTTCGAGGGCAACTACAGCGCCTACCTGGAGCGGCGCCAGCGGGAGCCTGCCGCCAGCGCTGCGGCCGACACCCCCACCTCGGCCGCACCCGCCGGCGCCGAGGCTCCCAGCGAGGCTGGCCGGAGCCGGCGCCGCAGCTTCAAGGAGACCCGGGAGCTCAGCGAGATCGACGCGAACCTGCCTGTGTGGGAAGCCCGTCGTGCCGAGCTGGAGCAGTGCCTGAGCCGGGGCGAACGGGACTACACCAGTCTCGAGAGCCTCAGCCAGGAACTCTCAGACCTGAGTGAGCGGATCGCCCGGGCCGAGGAACGCTGGCTGGAGCTCAGCGAGCTGGCGGGGTGA
- a CDS encoding DUF2301 domain-containing membrane protein — translation MTTPATDPVFEGMYGPFTITEQDRREVRGYRLSLLLVAIAQLALLAQWRWGEPGWLWPWLLPMAVGLGLALRWIHIYLLPLHRSLQIFWLLGCLGFLALGLTAGPSGMGAAVVGDGRWIWVVGPFFAALAGIGFKEFFCFRRPEAIGVTLLLPLALLGHLSGLLAPDATGALLALEAVLLLVLCLRKFPMPAAADVGDKSVFAFLESQRRGADTGA, via the coding sequence ATGACCACACCAGCAACGGATCCGGTGTTCGAAGGGATGTATGGCCCCTTCACCATCACGGAGCAGGATCGACGCGAGGTGCGGGGCTACCGGCTCAGCCTGCTGCTGGTGGCCATCGCCCAGCTGGCCCTGCTGGCCCAGTGGCGCTGGGGAGAACCGGGCTGGCTCTGGCCCTGGCTGCTGCCGATGGCCGTGGGGCTGGGGCTGGCCCTGCGCTGGATCCACATCTATCTGCTGCCCCTGCACCGCAGTCTCCAGATCTTCTGGCTGCTGGGCTGCCTGGGCTTTCTGGCCCTGGGCCTGACGGCCGGGCCCAGCGGCATGGGCGCGGCCGTGGTGGGCGACGGGCGCTGGATCTGGGTGGTGGGTCCGTTCTTCGCCGCGCTGGCGGGGATCGGCTTCAAGGAGTTCTTCTGCTTCCGCCGGCCCGAAGCGATCGGGGTGACCCTGCTGCTGCCCCTGGCCCTGCTGGGGCACCTCAGCGGCCTGCTCGCCCCCGATGCCACCGGCGCCCTGCTGGCCCTGGAGGCCGTGCTGCTGCTGGTGCTGTGCCTGCGCAAGTTCCCCATGCCGGCTGCCGCCGACGTGGGCGACAAGAGCGTGTTCGCCTTCCTCGAGAGCCAGCGCCGGGGTGCCGACACGGGGGCCTGA
- a CDS encoding glutathione S-transferase C-terminal domain-containing protein, which translates to MAPVPPLLVRTARHCWHWQWRQLMGGLAPADSEGNYRRPAGAFTALPPLPEDAAAPDGHVLIVGRSCPWAHRAWLVWSLRRLAGSITLEVVEPDPEAGRWRFTRPFLGCTTLQELYRACGAPSSLRATVPVLVSRHQPRVVVGESARLIELLNQWPSPQPLDLDPAPQQAATTHWREKLQHSVNDGVYRCGFARTQAAYDRAEAALFATLGELEQHLTNRPDSWLSGPQLSLADVQLFPTLIRLELVYAPLFGVSRLPLWQLPALWRWRSRFHGLPGVGDTCDPAAWRQDYFGALFPLHPSGIVPAGPSLATLVGEPPARRPEIGEAP; encoded by the coding sequence ATGGCTCCGGTGCCCCCCCTTCTGGTGCGTACGGCCCGCCACTGCTGGCATTGGCAGTGGCGGCAACTGATGGGGGGCCTGGCCCCCGCGGACAGCGAAGGCAACTACCGCAGGCCCGCCGGTGCCTTCACCGCCCTGCCCCCGCTGCCGGAGGATGCCGCGGCCCCGGATGGGCATGTGCTGATCGTGGGCCGCAGCTGCCCCTGGGCCCACCGGGCCTGGCTGGTGTGGAGCCTGCGCAGGCTCGCCGGCAGCATCACGCTGGAGGTGGTGGAGCCCGACCCCGAGGCCGGGCGCTGGCGCTTCACCCGGCCGTTCCTGGGCTGCACCACCCTTCAGGAGCTCTACCGCGCCTGCGGCGCTCCCAGCTCGCTGCGGGCCACGGTGCCGGTGCTGGTGTCGCGGCATCAGCCGCGGGTGGTGGTGGGCGAGAGCGCCCGGCTGATCGAACTCCTCAACCAGTGGCCCTCGCCGCAGCCCCTGGATCTCGACCCGGCCCCGCAGCAGGCGGCTACGACCCACTGGCGCGAAAAGCTCCAGCACAGCGTGAACGACGGGGTGTACCGCTGCGGCTTCGCCCGCACCCAGGCGGCCTACGACCGCGCCGAGGCCGCGCTGTTCGCCACGCTGGGGGAACTGGAGCAGCACCTGACGAACCGTCCGGATTCCTGGTTGAGCGGGCCGCAGCTGAGCCTGGCGGACGTGCAGCTGTTTCCCACGCTGATCCGGCTGGAGCTGGTCTATGCGCCCCTGTTCGGCGTCAGCCGCCTGCCGCTGTGGCAGCTGCCGGCGCTGTGGCGGTGGCGGTCCCGCTTCCATGGCCTGCCGGGGGTGGGGGACACCTGCGATCCGGCCGCCTGGCGCCAGGACTACTTCGGCGCCCTCTTCCCGCTTCATCCTTCGGGAATCGTCCCGGCGGGCCCCTCCCTGGCCACACTGGTGGGAGAACCTCCGGCGCGGAGGCCTGAGATCGGGGAGGCGCCATGA